Proteins found in one Micropterus dolomieu isolate WLL.071019.BEF.003 ecotype Adirondacks linkage group LG10, ASM2129224v1, whole genome shotgun sequence genomic segment:
- the churc1 gene encoding protein Churchill isoform X2, translating into MISQRCPGNTCLENGSYLMNYLGCANCHQRDFVLISNKTTEDEDGEEIVTYDHACKNCDHVIARHEYTFSVVDEYQEYTMLCMLCGKAEDSISVLPDDPRQSAPLF; encoded by the exons ATGATTTCACAACGATGTCCG GGGAACACTTGTCTGGAGAATGGCTCTTACCTGATGAATTACCTGGGCTGCGCCAACTGCCATCAGAGGGACTTCGTGCTGATCAGCAATAAAACCACCGAGGATGAGGATGGAGAGGAGATTGTCACATATGATC ATGCTTGTAAAAACTGTGACCATGTCATTGCCAGGCACGAATACACTTTCTCTGTTGTTGATGAATATCAG GAGTACACTATGCTCTGCATGCTGTGTGGAAAGGCCGAGGACTCCATCAGTGTGTTACCAGATGACCCCAGGCAGTCCGCACCTCTCTTCTAG
- the churc1 gene encoding protein Churchill isoform X1 codes for MCNGCVLKEYPDRGNTCLENGSYLMNYLGCANCHQRDFVLISNKTTEDEDGEEIVTYDHACKNCDHVIARHEYTFSVVDEYQEYTMLCMLCGKAEDSISVLPDDPRQSAPLF; via the exons ATGTGCAACGGCTGTGTGCTTAAAGAGTACCCGGACCGG GGGAACACTTGTCTGGAGAATGGCTCTTACCTGATGAATTACCTGGGCTGCGCCAACTGCCATCAGAGGGACTTCGTGCTGATCAGCAATAAAACCACCGAGGATGAGGATGGAGAGGAGATTGTCACATATGATC ATGCTTGTAAAAACTGTGACCATGTCATTGCCAGGCACGAATACACTTTCTCTGTTGTTGATGAATATCAG GAGTACACTATGCTCTGCATGCTGTGTGGAAAGGCCGAGGACTCCATCAGTGTGTTACCAGATGACCCCAGGCAGTCCGCACCTCTCTTCTAG
- the znf106b gene encoding zinc finger protein 106 has translation MANVQTPLEKVGKTPVKKKTNSHALSPQKVKNIYCILCRRSYLKHEGHEHMHGMLHHRELETVLGNGSFHECQACKQSSMGLNEYARHISTAEHKAKLKSLMSKNVKPISLSKILSPETMGRILERNKKLKKEEKKAMRKKKKKLKQMAGQKLAKMQEGAVRKNTVASKVVKLENSKQVNRRTLQQMRKTQQEESNNVVVQNKENKVSSHQRESTLQNQSERFACLPGEPSGRTWHHPNVRNQFTRSSHQLRHDGNFSVNSQCSKVQSESSQTDRLVRRSHITQTGVTSKPEQITISQHDYYNKQYECARDFTSDHLPQNGAIFFDHGQKESTASSERGQEGPHSAQPDSENRSANAAPIRDIDVSAMLWQIRRALGVREPCRADREARRQNGEGGVRAADHGTTLQVGSERKQPAGGSCRNHAEEAALHTPSAAATSVQSSPVNKPKQKTARTTQGMTENSSAVASDSNGPSNSKETESPTSHSQCLGTSSEHNLTVARRVRIAHETGKFQGEKEAELKPTLNTLFSLSGAKSKLSWREKYEEMKRRRQEGGRGRPRFGIKLTNPPSDQRSAADSDLPLSEGFHWESLPDSPSGAHWTGPHPSPPGATRNNSCTEAQSDSQTQEPLEQPGAAQQSCSRQTVEVVSVKVEPNFEDENGDVSSASKRKQEVTHDGLSDKEPFGKKKKTKSNADQDQMDQLLAVSLREEELSHSLQDLDKSLIQARNALQAAYTEVQRLLLLRQQCTAEVNSLRAQRIEILQGMQGGYSGTSNVAEKSSTSSAGAATAPMQPRHSPLPSSCAFPTSSSQQSPSTNPASYISQPHLTPLAMPKIPVKQKICQQPTASCNPDTPQVLVNQPVPLFPSDLLPTLLVTSPHLAAPTTVVSSLKQPKTECSTSTNTNPYPESSARQQEQVTREVSKDFVKTVSLAREETDSDSDEETGGNLCKVPAPEKPDGGNESDDSVELMEPSDLVVIDIDESDNEESVSNAHQEPPQMSVSVEFSSSSTQTFQQNDDDERKDKPTPLPVSPEVVDDEEPSLGEFLNHTGPVHGLQVHEGRLYTCSGDNTARAYGLVNRECQAVFEGHTNKVNCLLVSSLPNKPARLYTGSSDQTIRCFSTKSKKCLEQTSLSDRVLCLHVAWNFLFAGLANGSVTSHDLKTLKQIDVFECHGPRGVSCLGTAQEGARRVLLVGSYDSTISVRDAKSGLLLRSLEGHTKTVLCMKVVNDLVFSGSSDTSVHAHNIHTGELVRIYKGHGHAVTSIVILGKVMVTACLDKLVRVYELQSHDRLQVYGGHSDMVMCMAVHKSVIYTGCYDGSVQAVKLNLMKNYRCWWQNCSLIFGMAEHLVQHLLRDHSNPNLQTVKCRWRGCSTFFSTQQSVRQELPEHMQSHVENDSRVQP, from the exons ATGGCAAACGTTCAAACCCCACTTGAGAAGGTGGGTAAAACCCctgtgaagaagaagacaaacagcCACGCACTGTCCCCACAGAAGGTCAAAAATATCTACTGTATTTTGTGTCGCAGGTCGTATTTGAAACAT GAAGGCCATGAGCATATGCATGGTATGCTGCATCACAGAGAGCTGGAGACGGTGCTGGGCAA CGGCTCATTTCATGAATGTCAGGCGTGTAAGCAGTCCTCCATGGGTTTAAATGAGTATGCTCGGCACATCTCCACCGCTGAACACAAAGCCAAGTTGAAGAGCTTGATGTCTAAAAATGTAAAGCCCATCTCTCTGTCTAAGATTCTGAGCCCTGAGACCATGGGCCGAATCCTGGAGAGAAACAAGAAGCTGAAGAAAGAGGA GAAGAAAGCAATgcgaaagaaaaaaaagaaactgaagcAGATGGCTGGTCAGAAACTTGCAAAAATGCAAGAGGGAGCCGTGAGAAAAAACACGGTGGCGTCCAAAGTAGTGAAGCTGGAAAACTCCAAACAAGTGAACAGGAGGACGCTGCAACAGATGCGGAAAACCCAGCAGGAAGAAAGCAACAATGTGGTTGTACAAAATAAAGAGAATAAAGTGTCCAGTCATCAAAGAGAATCAACTTTGCAGAATCAAAGTGAAAGATTTGCTTGTTTGCCCGGAGAGCCTTCAGGTCGAACTTGGCATCACCCTAATGTCCGGAACCAGTTCACCCGGTCAAGTCACCAGCTGAGGCATGATGGCAACTTTTCTGTGAACAGTCAGTGCAGCAAAGTCCAAAGTGAGAGctcccagacagacagacttgtTAGAAGATCACACATCACCCAAACAGGTGTCACCAGCAAGCCAGAGCAGATAACCATCAGCCAGCATGACTATTACAACAAGCAGTACGAGTGTGCAAGAGACTTCACCAGTGATCACCTCCCTCAGAACGGAGCCATCTTCTTTGATCATGGCCAGAAGGAGAGTACGGCATCTTCTGAGCGAGGACAGGAAGGTCCACATTCAGCTCAGCCTGACTCTGAAAATCGATCGGCCAACGCAGCTCCCATACGGGACATCGATGTCAGTGCGATGCTGTGGCAAATCAGAAGAGCGCTTGGTGTGAGGGAGCCGTGTAGAGCAGATCGTGAAGCCCGGAGGCAGAACGGCGAGGGAGGCGTCCGGGCGGCTGATCACGGGACCACGCTGCAAGTTGGAAGTGAGAGGAAGCAGCCGGCAGGTGGCTCCTGCAGAAACCACGCCGAGGAGGCCGCACTTCACACCCCCTCTGCTGCAGCTACATCTGTGCAATCCTCACCGGTCAACAAGCCAAAGCAGAAAACAGCCAGGACGACACAAGGGATGACTGAGAATAGCTCAGCGGTTGCAAGTGACTCAAACGGACCTTCAAACAGCAAGGAGACCGAATCTCCCACCTCACACAGCCAATGTTTGGGCACGTCCTCTGAGCACAACCTGACAGTCGCCCGCAGGGTTCGAATAGCCCACGAAACAGGGAAATttcagggagagaaagaggctgagCTTAAACCAACCCTGAACACGTTGTTCAGCTTATCAGGGGCCAAGAGTAAGTTGAGCTGGAGGGAGAAGTATGAGGAGATGAAAAGAAGGAGACAGGAGGGGGGCAGAGGCAGGCCCAG GTTTGGAATTAAGTTGACGAACCCTCCATCTGACCAAAGAAGCGCAGCGGACAGTGACTTGCCTCTGTCAGAAGGCTTCCATTGGGAGTCGCTCCCAGACAGTCCTTCGGGGGCACACTGGACTGGGCCGCATCCTTCACCGCCGGGCGCGACGCGTAATAACTCTTGCACAGAAGCACAGTCAGATTCTCAGACGCAGGAGCCGTTGGAGCAGCCTGGTGCCGCACAGCAAAGCTGCAGCAGGCAGACGGTGGAAGTGGTGTCTGTGAAGGTTGAACCAAACTTTGAGGATGAGAATGGAGACGTCAGTAGTGCCAGCAAGAGGAAACAAGAAGTAACA CATGACGGCCTTTCTGATAAGGAGCCATttggaaaaaagaagaaaacaaagtcAAACGCGG ACCAGGACCAGATGGACCAGCTGTTGGCTGTGTCTCTGAGGGAGGAGGAGCTGAGCCACTCATTACAGGATTTAGACAAATCTCTGATCCAGGCCCGCAATGCCCTGCAAGCTGCCTACACAGAAGTCCAAAGACTCTTACTATTGAGACAGCAG TGTACTGCTGAGGTCAACAGTCTGAGAGCCCAACGCATTGAGATCCTGCAGGGGATGCAAG GAGGATACTCGGGAACATCTAATGTGGCAGAGAaatcctccacctcctcagctGGGGCTGCTACTGCCCCCATGCAACCAAGACACTctccccttccttcctcttGTGCCTTCCCCACCTCCTCCAGCCAGCAATCACCTTCCACAAACCCAGCATCTTATATCAGCCAACCTCATCTAACCCCGCTTGCCATGCCAAAAATACCAGTAAAGCAAAAAATCTGCCAACAACCCACAGCCTCGTGTAACCCAGATACACCTCAGGTTCTAGTGAATCAACCTGTGCCCCTGTTTCCCTCTGATTTGCTTCCTACACTGCTGGTTACATCACCCCACTTAGCTGCTCCTACAACTGTTGTTAGTTCTCTCAAACAACCCAAAACAGAGTGCTCTACATCAACGAATACAAATCCTTATCCTGAATCATCTGCCAGGCAGCAGGAGCAGGTCACGAGGGAGGTTTCAAAGGACTTTGTAAAGACCGTGAGTTTGGCGAGAGAAGAAACTGACAGCGATTCTGATGAAGAGACGGGAGGAAATCTCTGCAAAGTGCCGGCACCAGAGAAGCCTGATGGAGGAAACGAGAGTGATGACTCGGTCGAATTGATGGAGCCCTCCGACCTGGTGGTCATCGATATTGATGAATCAGACAATGAGGAGAGCGTCTCAAATGCTCACCAAGAGCCTCCTCAGATGTCTGTCAGCGTGGAGTTCAGTTCTTCGAGTACACAGACGTTTCAGcagaatgatgatgatgagag AAAAGATAAACCTACACCTTTGCCAGTTTCTCCAG AGGTGGTTGACGACGAGGAGCCATCCTTGGGAGAGTTTCTAAATCACACTGGCCCTGTCCACGGCCTTCAAGTTCACGAGGGCCGGTTGTACACGTGTTCAGGGGACAACACAGCGCGGGCCTACGGTCTGGTG AACAGGGAGTGCCAGGCCGTGTTTGAGGGTCACACGAACAAAGTCAACTGTCTGCTGGTGTCGTCCCTCCCAAACAAGCCGGCACGTCTCTACACTGGATCCAGCGACCAGACCATCCGCTGTTTCAGCACAAAG TCTAAAAAGTGTCTGGAGCAGACTTCCCTTTCAGACAGAgtgttgtgtttgcatgtcGCCTGGAACTTTCTGTTTGCTGGACTCGCCAATGGATCAGTGACTAGCCACGACTTAAAG ACTCTGAAGCAGATAGATGTGTTTGAGTGCCATGGCCCACGAGGCGTGAGCTGCCTGGGCACAGCGCAGGAGGGCGCCCGCCGAGTCCTGCTGGTCGGCTCCTACGACAGCACCATCAGTGTGCGGGACGCCAAGAGTGGCCTGCTGCTGCGCTCGCTGGAGGGACACACCAAAACTGTGCTCTGTATGAAG gtgGTGAATGACCTAGTTTTCAGCGGCTCCAGTGACACATCTGTTCACGCCCACAACATCCAC ACGGGTGAGTTGGTTCGTATCTACAAGGGTCACGGTCATGCCGTCACATCAATAGTTATCTTGGGGAAAGTGATGGTGACGGCTTGTCTGGATAAACTGGTCCGAGTTTATGAGCTACAG TCCCATGACCGGCTGCAGGTGTACGGGGGCCACAGTGATATGGTGATGTGCATGGCCGTGCATAAGAGTGTG ATCTATACAGGCTGTTATGATGGCAGCGTTCAAGCTGTAAAGCTCAACTTGATGAAGAACTACCGCTGCTGG TGGCAGAATTGCTCTCTGATCTTCGGCATGGCGGAGCATCTTGTGCAGCACCTCCTTAGAGATCACAGCAACCCCAATCTGCAGACGGTCAAATGTCGCTGGAGGGGCTGCAGCACTTTTTTTTCCACACAGCAGTCGGTTAGGCAG GAACTGCCTGAACACATGCAGAGCCATGTGGAGAATGACAGCAGAGTGCAGCCTTGA